CCCGCGGCGCTGCCGCGCGAGGGCGCGAAGGAGTGGGGCTTCGACTTCAACCCGACGGTGGACCGCATCCGCGTCGTCAACGACGCCGGCTTCAATCTGCGCCTGCATCCCGACACCGGCGCGATCGTCGACGGCAATGCCGAGCAGCCCGGCGTGCAGCTGGACGGCCGCCTGGCCTACGACGCGGCCGATGCGAACGCCGGCAAGACGCCCGGCATCGTCGCGGCCGGCTACACCTACAACAAGGACAACGACAAGATCACCACCAACTACGCGCTGGACGGCCGGCTGGGCCTGCTGGTGCACCAGGGCACCAAGGAAGGCGTGCAGCCGCCGGTCTCGCCCAACACGGGCCGGCTCTACACGGTCGGTTCGCTGGGCATCGGCGCCTTCGAGCGCGCGACCCTGGACATCTCCGATGTCTCGAACACGGCCTATGCATCGGTCGGCCAGGGCGGCACGTCGCGCTGGTACCGCATCGACCTGGCGAGCGGCAAGGCCACCTTGATCGGCACGGTGGCCGGCGGCGAGGCCCTGGTCGGCGCGGCGATCGAGCCCTGAGCAGAGCTCCCAATGAAAAAGGGGCGCCTGCGGCGCCCCTTTCTTAATGCTGCAGGATCTTCGCGAGGAAGTCCTTGGCGCGCGGCGAGCGCGCCTCGGGGTTGCCGAAGAACTCTTCCTTCTTGCAGTCCTCGATGATCTTGCCGGCGTCCATGAAGATCACGCGGTGGCCGACCTTCTTGGCGAAGCCCATCTCGTGCGTCACGCACATCATCGTCATGCCCTCATGGGCCAGCTGCACCATCACGTCCAGCACCTCGCCGACCATCTCGGGATCCAGCGCCGAGGTGGGTTCGTCGAACAGCATCACGATCGGGTCCATCGACAGCGCGCGCGCGATCGCCACGCGCTGCTGCTGACCGCCAGAGAGCTGGCCGGGAAACTTGTCCTTGTGCGCCATCAGGCCGACGCGGTCCAGCATCTTCAGGCCGCGCGCCTTGGCATCGTCCATATTGCGGCCCAGCACCTTGACCTGGGCGATGGTCAGGTTCTCGGTCACCGACAGATGCGGGAACAGCTCGAAATGCTGGAACACCATGCCGACGCGCGAGCGCAGGCGCGGCAGGTTGGTCTTGGGGTTCGCGACCGAGACGCCGTCGACGATGATGTCGCCCTGCTGGATCGGCTCCAGCGCGTTGACGGTCTTGATCAGGGTGGACTTGCCCGAGCCGGAGGGGCCGCACACCACCACCACCTCGCCCTTGGCGATGTTGGTGGTGCAGTCGGTCAGCACCTGGAAGGGACCGTACCACTTGGAGACGTTCTTGATTTCGATCATGGTTCAGGCCTCAGCGGATGATGGCGATCTTCTTCTGCAGACGGCGCACCAGCATCGACAGCGAGAAGCAGATGATGAAGTAGACCAGGGCGGCGACCAGATAGGTCTCGACCGGGCGATTGAAGTTCTTGCCGGCGACCTCGAAGCCCTTCAGCAGGTCATAGGCGCCGATCGCATAGACCAGCGAGGTGTCCTGGAACAGGATGATGGTCTGCGTCAGCAGCACCGGCAGCATGTTGCGGAAGGCCTGCGGCAGCACCACCAGCTGCATGGTCTGGCGGTAGCTCATGCCCATCGCGTAGCCGGCGAACACCTGGCCCTTGGACACGCTCTGGATGCCGGCGCGCATGATCTCCGAGAAGTAGGCCGCCTCGAACACCGTGAAGGTGATGATGGCCGACAGCTCGGCGCCCATGGGCTTGCCGATCAGCATCGGGATCAGCAGGAAGAACCACAGGATCACCATCACCAGCGGGATCGAGCGCAGGGTGTTGACATAGAAGGCGGCCGGGATGACCAGCCACTTCTTGCCCGACAGGCGCATAAGCGCCAGCACCGTGCCCAGTGCGATGCCGCCGACCATCGCGATCAGCGTCAGCTGCACGCTGAAGAGCAGGCCCTTGAGGATGAAGCTGGAGACGACGCTCCAGTCCAGGAATGCGAAGTCGAGGTTCAGCATCTCACTTGCTCCCCACCATGCCGGGCACCTGGACGCGGTTCTCGATGAACAGCGCGATGCGGTTGATGAAGAAGGCGGAGACGAAGTACAGGCCGGTGACGGCCAGGTAGACCTCGATGCCGCGCGAAGTCTCCTCCTGCGCCTGCATCGCGAACATCGTCAGCTCGGCGATCGACACCGCGAACGCGACCGAGGAGTTCTTGATGATGTTCATGCTCTCGCTGGTCAGCGGCGGGATGACGATGCGGAAGGCCATCGGCAGCAGCACATAGCGGTAGGTCTGCGGCAGGCTGAAGCCCATCGCCAGACCCGCGTAGCGCTGGCCCTTGGGCAGGCTCTGGATGCCGGCCTTGACCTGCTCGGCCACGCGCGCCGAGGTGAAGAAGCCCAGCGCGAACACCACCAGGATGAAGCTGGGCACGCCGCGCAGCGGCGTGATCAGCGAGGGCAGCACGTGGTACCAGAGGAAGACCTGGACCAGCAGCGGGACGTTGCGGAACAGCTCGGTCCAGGCATTGCCGATCGCCACCAGCAGCTTGCTGGGCGTGGTGCGCAGGATGCCCATCAGCGAACCCACCAGCAGGGCCACCACCAGGGCCAGCAAGGCCACGCTCAAGGTCCAGCCCCAGGCCGAGAGCATCCAGTCCAGATAGGTGATGTCACCACCGTTGCCGAAGCAGCGTGGCATCACCTCGCCGTCGATGGTGTTCTTGCAGAACACCTGCCAATCCCAAGTCATCGCCACCGCGATCTCTCCTAAAAAACGAGGCCGCCCGAACTCGGCCGGGCGGCCCCTTAGCCTTCAGTAAACGCCCGGCTTACCTCTTGGCGTAATCTTCCATCGGCTTGTCGTTCGGGTTGGCCCAGGCCGCCTTGGTGTTCTCGTTGGCGGGCATGCCGACCTTGGTGTTGGCCGGCGGGATGGGCTGTTCGAACCACTTGTTCCACAGCTTGGCGAGGTCGCCCGACTTCATCTGGGCCTTGATGCTGTCGTCGACGGCCTTCTTGAACGCGGGGTCGTCCTTGCGGATCATGATCGCGATCGGCTCGACCGACAGCACCTCGCCGACGATCTTGAACTCGGCCGGGTTCTTGGCCTTGGCGATATTGCCGGCCAGGATCGCGCCGTCCATCACGAAGGCGTCGGCACGGCCCGATTCCATCAGCAGGAAGCTGTCGGCATGGTCCTTGCCGAACACTTCCTTGAAGTCCACGCCGGTGGCGCGCTCATGCTTGCGCAGGGTCTGCACCGAGGTCGTGCCGGTGGTGGTGGCGATGGTCTTGCCGTTCAGCTGGGCAATATTCGTGATGCCCGAGTTGGCCTTGACGGCGATGCGCACTTCCTCGACGAAGGTGGTGACGGCGAAGGCCACGTCCTTCTGGCGGGCGGTGTTGTTGGTGGTCGAGCCGCACTCGATGTCGACGGTGCCGTTCTGCACCAGCGGGATGCGGTTCTGCGAGGTGACCGGCTGGTACTTGATGTCCAGCTTGGCCAGGCCCAGCTGCTTCTGCACATCGGCCAGCACCTTCTGGCAGATCTCGACGTGATAGCCGACATACTTGCCGTCGCCCAGGGTGTAAGACAGCGCGCCGGAAGATTCGCGCACGCCCATGGTGACCGCGCCGCTGTCCTTGATCTTCTTCAGCGTGTCATCGGCATGCGCCACACCGGCAGCGGCCGCGACGGCCAGCACAAGCAATGTCTTCTTCATAGGGAGCTCCTCGTTCAAGATCGGTTCTCAGAGCGCGAAGCAGACCATGAGCCCACTTCGTGCGATGTACGCATTTCTACGCATTTGCGCCGCCCCAGCGGCGACCGTCCATCTTATTTGCAAGATCTGCGCCCAATCCAGCGGGGCGCTACGCAAACAAGCGCCGCACTCTAGCCGCAGGGGCGATTGTCGCCCAATGCCGATTCTGGCCGGCCCGATGCCGCAGCGACATGACCACCTCGGGTAAATACCGAGACCGAAGCTCAGGCGCGCTGGGTAAGGAACTCCCACAGCGCCAGCGCCGCCGGCTTGCTGCGCCGCGCGACTTCCGGCCGCTCGCGGTAGATGCGCAGCTCCATGCTCAGCTCGTACTCGCCGGGCTCGGTCGCCTGCACCAGGCGGCGCGACTTCAGCTCCTTCTTGACCGAGCTGGCCGGCAGGAAGGCCACGCCATGGCCCTCCAGCGCCATCGCCTTCAGGCCCTCGGCCATGTCGGTCTCGTAGATCGCGTCCAGGTTCAGCGCGGTCGGCGAATCCTTGACGATCAGCTCCACCAGCCGGCCCAGGTAGGCGCCCGAGGCATAGGCGAGGAAGGGGATCTTCTGGCCCGGATGGCCCGGCAGGCCGAACAGCGGCCGCCCCTGCGGGTCGGCCTTGGCATAGGCGGCCAGGGTCTCGACGCCCAGCGAGGCCATCTCGTAGCGCTCCGGGTCCAGCTGCAGCGGCTGGCTGGCATGGTGATAGACCAGCAGCAGGTCGCAGTTGCCCTCGCTGAGCTGCAGCATCGCGTCGTGCACGTTCAGCGCATTGAGCCGGCTCTTGACCGCGCCGAAGCGCTGGCGCAGGTCCATCAGCCAATGCGGGAAGAAGCTGAAGGCCAGCGAATGCGGCACCGCGAACTCGATCATGTCCTGCCCGGCCGCCTGGTGGCTGCGCAGCATATTGCGCGTCGCCTGCAGGCTGCCCAGGATCTCGATCGCCTGGTCCAGCAGGGTCTCGCCGGCGGCGGTCAGCCGCGTCGGATAGGAGCTGCGGTCCACCAGATCCACCCCGGCCCAGGCCTCCAGCGCCTGGATGCGGCGCGAGAACGCCGGTTGGGTCACATGTCTGAGCTGTGCGGAGCGCGAAAAGCTGCGCGTCTCCGCCAGGCTGACGAAGTCTTCAAGCCATTTGGTTTCCACGCGGGCAGTGTAGCCGCGCCGCTCAGACCGCCGGCCGCGGGCTGCCCGCCTCGTCCCCGCCGGCCTGCTGCAGCCGCCACATCTGCGCATAGCGCCCGTCCAGCGCCAGCAGCTGCGCATGGTGGCCGCGCTCGATGATGCGGCCGGCCTCCATCACCAGGATCTCGTGCGCGTCGACGATGGTGGAGAGCCGGTGCGCGATCACCAGCACCGTCTTGTTGCGCCCCACCGCCTCCAGCTCGGCCTGGATCGCGCGCTCGTTGCGCGAGTCCAGCGCCGAGGTGGCTTCGTCGAAGATCAAGAGCGGCGGATTCTTCAGCAGGGTGCGCGCGATCGCGACGCGCTGCTTCTCGCCGCCGCTGAGCTTGAGCCCGCGCTCGCCCACCATGGTCTCGTAGCCGCGCGGCATCGCGGCGATGAAGTCGTGGATATGCGCCGCGCGCGCCGCCGCCTCGATCTCCTCGGGCGTGGCGCCGGGCCGGCCGTAGGCGATGTTGTAGGCCACCGTGTCGTTGAACAGCACCGTGTCCTGCGGCACGATGCCGATCGCGCGCCGCAGCGAGCCCTGGCTCACCGCGCGGATGTCTTGCCCGTCGATCGTGACGTGGCCGGCATCGACGTCGTAGAAGCGGTACAGCAGCCGCGCCAGGGTGCTCTTGCCCGAACCGCTGGGGCCGACCACCGCCACCTTCTTGCCGGCCGGGATCTCGAAGCTCAGGTCCTTCAAGATCGGGCGCGCCGCCTCGTAGGCGAAGTCGACATGCTCGAAGCGCACCGCCGCCCCCTCCACCCGCAGCGCCGCGGCGTCGGGCGCATCGGCCACCTCGCGCTCGCGCTCCAGCAGGCCGAACATCTTGTCCAGGTCGGTCAGGCTCTGCTTGATCTCGCGGTAGATCACGCCCAGGAAGTTCAGCGGGATGTAGAGCTGGATCATGAAGGCGTTCACCATCACCAGGTCGCCCAGGGTCATCGTGCCCGCCACCACGCCCTGGGTCGCGCGCCACAGCATCGCCACCAGGGCCAGCGCGATGATCAGCTGCTGGCCGCTGTTCAGGAAGGCCAGGGTGCTCTGCGCCTTCAGCTGGGTGCGGCGCAGCTGCTCCAGACTCTCGTCGTAGCGGCCCGCCTCGAAGTCCTCGTTGTTGAAGTACTTGACCGTCTCGTAGTTCAAGAGCGAGTCGATCGCCTTGCTGTGCGCCACCGAGTCGAGCTCGTTGAGCCGGCGCCGGAACTTGGTGCGCCATTCGGTCACGATCACGGTAAAGCCGATGTAGAACACCAGCGCGCCGAGCGTGATCCAGGCGAACCAGGCGTCGAACTTGTAGGCCAGCAGTCCCAGCACCAGCACCACCTCGATCAGGGTCGGCACGATGCTGTAGAGCGAATAGGAGATCAGCGAATGAACCGCGCGGGTGCCGCGCTCGATGTCGCGCGTCATGCCACCGGTCTGGCGCTCCAGGTGAAAGCGCAGGCTTAAGGCGTGCAGATGGCGGAACACCTGCAGCGAGATCGAGCGTGCCGTGCCCTCGGTGGCCTTCGCGAAGATCAGCTCGCGCGCCTCGGTGAACAGCGAGGTCGACAGGCGCAGCGCCCCATAGGCCAGCAGCAGGCTCAGCGGCACCACCAGCAGTGCCTGCGGGTCGCCGGGCTTCAGGCTCAGGCTGTCCACCAGCGACTTCAGCAGCACCGGCACGCCAACATTGCTGAGCTTGGCCGCCAGCATGAAGCCCAGCGCCAGCCCGACCCTCCAGCGGTAACGCCACAGATAGGGCAGCAGCTTGGCGATCGTGGCCCAGTCGGAGCGCGCCGCGGCTGGCGCGCCCTCGGCGGTGGCGGGAGGCAGCAGGGGGCTGGCGCGGCGGCTGGCTTGTCGCATGTGTTTTTGCTTGGGAGGACGGCGGCAATCAGGGAAAATGCCGGGCAGAACAAGAGTAAAAAGCCATTCTCACCGGGATCCCCCTTTCATGTCCGAACAAGTCCAACAAGCCCCCGCCTCCCCGCGCGAACTGGTGCTGCGCGTGATGCCGATGCCGGCCGACGCCAATGCCAACGGCGATATCTTCGGCGGCTGGATCATGGCCCAGGTCGACTTGGCCGGCTCGGTGCTGCCGGCGCGCATCTCGCGCGGCCGCGTCGCCACCGTGGCCGTCAACGAATTCATCTTCAAGCAGCCGGTCTCGGTCGGCGACCTGCTGAGCTTCTACGCCCAGGTCACCCGCGTCGGCCGCACCTCGGTCACCGTGCATGTCGAGGTGGTCGCCGAGCGCGACCCCGCCAATCCCCATGTGGTCAAGGTCACCGAGGCCAACCTGACCTATGTGGCGATCGACCGCGAGGGCAAGCCCCGCGCCTTCGCCAACCCGGCCTGAAACAGCGCGGCGCGATGCGGCGCAGCGTCCTGATCCTCGGCGGCGGCGCCATCGGCAGCGCCGTCGCGGCCCATCTGGCCGCGCTCGCGCCCGCGCGCTTCGAGATCACGGTGCTGGAGCGCGACCCGGGCTATGCCCTCGCCTCCTCGGCCCGCTCGGCCGCCTCGATCCGCCAGCAGTTCTCGACCCCGCTGAACATCGCGCTGTCCCAGTACGGGCTGCAGGTGCTGCGCGAGCTGGGCCCTCAGGCGGCCCTGGTCGAGCAAGGCTATCTCTACCTGGCCGGCAGCGCGGCCGGCGCCGAGCAGCTGGCCCGCCAGCGGGCACTGCAGGCCGGACTGGGCGCCGACATCGAGCTGCTGGAGCCCGCCGCGCTGGCCGCGCGCTGGCCCTGGCTGCACACGCAAGACCTGACCCTGGGCGCCTGGGGCCGCAGCGGCGAGGGCTGGTTCGACGGCTGGGGCCTGCTGCAGCATTTCCGCCGCCGGGCCCTGGCCGCGGGCGTGCGCTATCTGCCGGCCGAGGCCGCCGCGCTGGAGCGCGAGGCTAGCGGCGCGCTAGCGGGCGTGCGTGGCCGCGACGGCGCCCTGCTGCAGGCCGATCTCTATGTGCTGGCCTGCGGCGCCTGGTCCGGCGCGCTGGCCGCCACCGCGGGCCTGGCCGTGCCGGTGCAGGCCAAGCGGCGCAGCGTCTACGCCTTCCACACGCCGGAGCGCGCCGCCGGCTGCCCGCTGGTGATCGACCCGTCCGGCCTCTGGTTCCGCCCCGAGGGCGCCCATGGCCAGTTCATCTGTGGCGGCCCGCCGCTGGACGCGGCCGATCCCGCCGACCTGCCGCTGGACCCGGAGCCCGAGCTCTTCGAGCAGCGCCTGTGGCCGGCACTGGCCGCGCGCGTGCCCGGCTTCGAGAGCCTGCGCCAGCAGCGCGCCTGGGCCGGCTATTACGAGATGAACGGCTTCGACCACAACGGCCTGGTCGGCCCGCTGGCGGCCTGTCCGAACCTGCTGCTGGCCTGCGGCTTCTCGGGCCATGGGCTGCAGCATGCACCGGGCATCGGCCGCGGCCTGGCCGAGTGGATCGCCTGCGGCGCCTACCAGAGTCTGGACCTGGCGCCGCTGACACCCGACCGCATCGCGGCCGGGCGCCCCTATCTCGAGCTCAATGTGATCTGAGCGCCCGCCGGCCCCGGCTGCTGGGGCTTGCCAGCCGCGCCACCGCGTAGTCTGATCGATCACCGATCCTCCCCGGGAGACCCGTATGGACACTCCAGCATTCGGCCGCCCGCAGCATTTCGTCGTCAGCCATCATGACGAGGCGGCCTTCAAGGGTGGCGGCCTGCGCAGCTATTCGACCTACCGCGATCTCGGCACCGCGGAGGCGACAAGCGGCCTGGTGCGGGCGCATGTGATCCGCATGGTCGCGCCGTTCCGGCCGGAACTGAGCCTGCGCCACCATCACGAGGTCCAGTTCCAGATGGTCTACTGCCTGAAGGGCTGGTTCGAGACCGAGTTCGAGGGCCAGGGCCGGCATCGCCTGCTGGCTGGCTCCTGCTGGGTGCAGCCGCCCAGCATCCGCCACACCGTGGTCGGCTGGTCGGACGACTGCGAGCTGCTGGAGATCCTGATGCCGGCGGAGCACCCGACCGTCAACGATCCCTGAGACAGCCGATCTAGGGCGCGATCTCGAGGATCGCATTGCCGATCAGCGCGCCCTGCTCGACGGCCTCATGCGCGGCCGCGATGCCGGCCAGCGGCCAGCGCCCGCCGATCGTGTGCTGCAACCGGCCCTGCACCAGCAGCCGGCCCAGCCCCGCCACGGCGGCCTCGCGCGCCGCCGGGCTCAGCTCGTAGACGAGGAAGAGCTGCAGGCCGATCGAGCCGAACAGCAGCTGGCGGTAGGGAATCGGGATCTCGGCATAGCTGTTCGAGCCGTAGCTGACCAGCTGCCCATGCGGGCGCAGCACGCCCTCCGACAGCAGGTGCACCGTGGAGGCAAAGTCCGTGTCGATGATGGCGTCGACGCCGCGCCCCGCCGTCAGCTCCAGCAGGCGCGCGCCGACCGCCTCGCGCTTGTAGTCGATCGTGGCGGCGACGCCGGCCCGCTCGGCATGCACGGCCTTGGCCGCGGAGCCCACCGTGCCGATCACCCGCGCGCCGGCCTGCGCGGCCAGCTTGGCGGCGTAATGGCCGACCGAGGACGAGGCGCCGATCACCAGCACCGTCTGGCCCGCCAACTCGCCCAGGCGCTCGACGGCGTGAAAGGCGGTCATCGCCGGGATGCCCAGGCAGGCCCCCGCCGCATCGTCCACCGTATCGGGCAGCGGCACGGCCTGCGCCTCGGGCAGGGCCACATACTCGGCCGCCGTGCCCAGGGTGCGCCGCCACTGCGCGTTCCAGAGCCAGACCCGCTCGCCGATTCGCCGCGCCGAGACGCCGGCGCCGGCGCCGGCGCCGACCGAGTCGATCAGCCCCGCGCCATCGCTGTGCGGCACGACCAGGGGCCCGTCCAGCGGCCGGGCTTGCCGGGTCTTGACGTCCGAAGGGTTGACGCCGGAGCTGCGCAGCCGCACCCGTACCTCGCCCGGCCCCGGCTCGGGTCGTGGCAGTTCGCCAAGCTCCAGCACCTGCCGCGCCGTTGCGCGAACACCAGGCTGCCTGCATGTCGACCTTGCCGCATCAGCTGTCAGGAGCTTGATCCTGAACCGCTGTGCGTCAGGCCGTCAACAGGCCGAGCGCTTGCGCAGGGCCTCGTAGATCAGCAGCGAGGCATGGGCATCGTTGGCCGCGTACTGCAGCTGCTGCGGCGTCAGGCGCGGGTTGGCCCAGTTGGAGGTGGTGGCCTTCTTGGACTTGCTCATGCGCTGGCCCAGCACGATCGCCACCGCCGCCTTCAGGCCGACGGCCTGCTTGAAGCCCAGGCGCCGCACGCTGTACGAGAGGTCGATGGACGCGCCCAGGCGCAGGCCGAAGCGGCGCTGCAGCTGCGGCCGGTCCGAGGCCAGGCCGAAGCCGACCTTGACGATCTCGTCCGACTCGATCACCGCGCGCAGGAAGTCCTCCGCGCCGGGCAGGCTCGTCTGCACGATGAAGGCCTGCTCCCGGGTCGCGAACTGCACCACGTCGGGCCCGGTCTGCGGCGCGCCGGCGACGAAGACCGGCTTGCTCTCGGTATCGAAGCCCACATGGCCGGCGGCGCGCAGCGCGTGCTCGGCGGCCGCGAACTGCGCGGGCTCGCGCAGCAGCTGGATCTGGCCCGGCGCCAGCGCCGGATAGGGTGGCAGGGCCGCGATCTGTTCGGGCGTGGGCCGTTGTTCGAACGGCAGGGGTCGGTCCATCATCGTCGCGAGTCTGTCGGCGGGTTTTACATCCGGCCCGGTGGCGCCTCGGGCGGCCCACACCAAGGCCTTGTTTCCACGACGTTTTTTCCCGTGGGCACACATTATGCGGCGCGGCGCCGTACCGCCTTCAGGGAGAAGCAAGCATGAAGTACGCAGTCGCTCGCTTGTTGTTCGGCGCCGGCCTGGCCTTGAGCCTGCTGAACGCCCAGGCCGCCCCGGTGCCCTCCGGGCTCAGCATCACCGCCTCGGTGGCGCTGGACACGGCCAACTCCTTGGACCCGGTCGGCGGTGCCAGCCAGTCCGGTTCCTTCTTCCACAGCAATGGCAGCCCCGGCAGCGCCGGCTTCAGCAATCTGCCCGGCAGCATGTCGCCCAGCAGCCTCAGCGGCGCCCTGCTGCAGACCGGCGACAGCCTCGGCCTGAGCTTCTCGATGTCCGGCAGCACCAATGACGGCGCCGATGTGCAGACCGATGGCCTGTTCGCCGACTATCTGCTGAGCCTGGTCAACAGCTCGGCCACCGACACCTTCACCCTGCTGTTCCGGGTCTCCGCGCGCAATGCGGTGCAGGCCAGCGGCGCGGACGCCTTCGCCTTCTCGGACCTGAGCGTCAAGGATGCGGGGCTGAACGAGCTGTTCTTCAGCGACTACCGCGCCGACACGCTCAACCCCGGCTCCAACTTCGAGCTGCAGAGCCTCGACGACAGCTTCACCATCGTGCTGGCGCCCGGCCAGAGCACCACGCTCAGCGCGCTGCAGCGCCAGCGCGGCGGCGCCTTCGGCGACGGCGCCGGCAGCTATGGCGCGACATTGGCCAGTTCGATCCTGCTGGAGGAGGTGCGCAGCAGCGGCGGCCCCAACGAGCTGCCACTGCCCGGCAGCCTGCCGCTGGCGCTGCTGGGCCTGCTGAGCGGAGCCTGGGCGCTGCGCCGCCACCACCCGCTTCCCTGACATCCTCGTCGGCAACGCAAGAAAGGTAGTGCGCGTCATGATGAACCAGCCCCTCCCCTCGTCCCTGGTCCGCCCCCTGCAGAGCCTGGCGCTCGGCCTGGGCCTGATGATCGCGGCCGCGCCGGCCCAGGCCTGCTCCGCCGAGCCGCTGCTGGGCTCGATCTGCCTGGTGCCCTACAACTTCTGCCCGCGCGGCTTTGCCGATGCGTCCGGGCAGATCCTGTCGATCGCCCAGAACACGGCGCTGTTCTCGCTGCTGGGCACCACCTACGGCGGCGACGGCCGGGTCACCTTCGCGCTGCCCGACCTGCGCGGACGCGTGCCACTCGGCAGCGGCACCGGGCCGGGACTGGGCCCGATC
This genomic stretch from Roseateles sp. DAIF2 harbors:
- a CDS encoding DUF4394 domain-containing protein, whose product is MSRQALTLVAIGALLAACASTEPMGPPAKETIYAVTTGKQLIRFNAGQPQRILARKALSGLAAGETLLGIDYRVAKGQLFGLGASGQLYRINTADASTTPIGTPAALPREGAKEWGFDFNPTVDRIRVVNDAGFNLRLHPDTGAIVDGNAEQPGVQLDGRLAYDAADANAGKTPGIVAAGYTYNKDNDKITTNYALDGRLGLLVHQGTKEGVQPPVSPNTGRLYTVGSLGIGAFERATLDISDVSNTAYASVGQGGTSRWYRIDLASGKATLIGTVAGGEALVGAAIEP
- a CDS encoding amino acid ABC transporter ATP-binding protein, which encodes MIEIKNVSKWYGPFQVLTDCTTNIAKGEVVVVCGPSGSGKSTLIKTVNALEPIQQGDIIVDGVSVANPKTNLPRLRSRVGMVFQHFELFPHLSVTENLTIAQVKVLGRNMDDAKARGLKMLDRVGLMAHKDKFPGQLSGGQQQRVAIARALSMDPIVMLFDEPTSALDPEMVGEVLDVMVQLAHEGMTMMCVTHEMGFAKKVGHRVIFMDAGKIIEDCKKEEFFGNPEARSPRAKDFLAKILQH
- a CDS encoding amino acid ABC transporter permease is translated as MLNLDFAFLDWSVVSSFILKGLLFSVQLTLIAMVGGIALGTVLALMRLSGKKWLVIPAAFYVNTLRSIPLVMVILWFFLLIPMLIGKPMGAELSAIITFTVFEAAYFSEIMRAGIQSVSKGQVFAGYAMGMSYRQTMQLVVLPQAFRNMLPVLLTQTIILFQDTSLVYAIGAYDLLKGFEVAGKNFNRPVETYLVAALVYFIICFSLSMLVRRLQKKIAIIR
- a CDS encoding amino acid ABC transporter permease, coding for MTWDWQVFCKNTIDGEVMPRCFGNGGDITYLDWMLSAWGWTLSVALLALVVALLVGSLMGILRTTPSKLLVAIGNAWTELFRNVPLLVQVFLWYHVLPSLITPLRGVPSFILVVFALGFFTSARVAEQVKAGIQSLPKGQRYAGLAMGFSLPQTYRYVLLPMAFRIVIPPLTSESMNIIKNSSVAFAVSIAELTMFAMQAQEETSRGIEVYLAVTGLYFVSAFFINRIALFIENRVQVPGMVGSK
- a CDS encoding amino acid ABC transporter substrate-binding protein — protein: MKKTLLVLAVAAAAGVAHADDTLKKIKDSGAVTMGVRESSGALSYTLGDGKYVGYHVEICQKVLADVQKQLGLAKLDIKYQPVTSQNRIPLVQNGTVDIECGSTTNNTARQKDVAFAVTTFVEEVRIAVKANSGITNIAQLNGKTIATTTGTTSVQTLRKHERATGVDFKEVFGKDHADSFLLMESGRADAFVMDGAILAGNIAKAKNPAEFKIVGEVLSVEPIAIMIRKDDPAFKKAVDDSIKAQMKSGDLAKLWNKWFEQPIPPANTKVGMPANENTKAAWANPNDKPMEDYAKR
- a CDS encoding LysR substrate-binding domain-containing protein produces the protein METKWLEDFVSLAETRSFSRSAQLRHVTQPAFSRRIQALEAWAGVDLVDRSSYPTRLTAAGETLLDQAIEILGSLQATRNMLRSHQAAGQDMIEFAVPHSLAFSFFPHWLMDLRQRFGAVKSRLNALNVHDAMLQLSEGNCDLLLVYHHASQPLQLDPERYEMASLGVETLAAYAKADPQGRPLFGLPGHPGQKIPFLAYASGAYLGRLVELIVKDSPTALNLDAIYETDMAEGLKAMALEGHGVAFLPASSVKKELKSRRLVQATEPGEYELSMELRIYRERPEVARRSKPAALALWEFLTQRA
- a CDS encoding ABC transporter ATP-binding protein/permease; the protein is MRQASRRASPLLPPATAEGAPAAARSDWATIAKLLPYLWRYRWRVGLALGFMLAAKLSNVGVPVLLKSLVDSLSLKPGDPQALLVVPLSLLLAYGALRLSTSLFTEARELIFAKATEGTARSISLQVFRHLHALSLRFHLERQTGGMTRDIERGTRAVHSLISYSLYSIVPTLIEVVLVLGLLAYKFDAWFAWITLGALVFYIGFTVIVTEWRTKFRRRLNELDSVAHSKAIDSLLNYETVKYFNNEDFEAGRYDESLEQLRRTQLKAQSTLAFLNSGQQLIIALALVAMLWRATQGVVAGTMTLGDLVMVNAFMIQLYIPLNFLGVIYREIKQSLTDLDKMFGLLEREREVADAPDAAALRVEGAAVRFEHVDFAYEAARPILKDLSFEIPAGKKVAVVGPSGSGKSTLARLLYRFYDVDAGHVTIDGQDIRAVSQGSLRRAIGIVPQDTVLFNDTVAYNIAYGRPGATPEEIEAAARAAHIHDFIAAMPRGYETMVGERGLKLSGGEKQRVAIARTLLKNPPLLIFDEATSALDSRNERAIQAELEAVGRNKTVLVIAHRLSTIVDAHEILVMEAGRIIERGHHAQLLALDGRYAQMWRLQQAGGDEAGSPRPAV
- a CDS encoding acyl-CoA thioesterase, with the translated sequence MSEQVQQAPASPRELVLRVMPMPADANANGDIFGGWIMAQVDLAGSVLPARISRGRVATVAVNEFIFKQPVSVGDLLSFYAQVTRVGRTSVTVHVEVVAERDPANPHVVKVTEANLTYVAIDREGKPRAFANPA
- a CDS encoding FAD-binding oxidoreductase, yielding MRRSVLILGGGAIGSAVAAHLAALAPARFEITVLERDPGYALASSARSAASIRQQFSTPLNIALSQYGLQVLRELGPQAALVEQGYLYLAGSAAGAEQLARQRALQAGLGADIELLEPAALAARWPWLHTQDLTLGAWGRSGEGWFDGWGLLQHFRRRALAAGVRYLPAEAAALEREASGALAGVRGRDGALLQADLYVLACGAWSGALAATAGLAVPVQAKRRSVYAFHTPERAAGCPLVIDPSGLWFRPEGAHGQFICGGPPLDAADPADLPLDPEPELFEQRLWPALAARVPGFESLRQQRAWAGYYEMNGFDHNGLVGPLAACPNLLLACGFSGHGLQHAPGIGRGLAEWIACGAYQSLDLAPLTPDRIAAGRPYLELNVI
- a CDS encoding cupin domain-containing protein; translated protein: MDTPAFGRPQHFVVSHHDEAAFKGGGLRSYSTYRDLGTAEATSGLVRAHVIRMVAPFRPELSLRHHHEVQFQMVYCLKGWFETEFEGQGRHRLLAGSCWVQPPSIRHTVVGWSDDCELLEILMPAEHPTVNDP
- a CDS encoding NADPH:quinone reductase, whose product is MLELGELPRPEPGPGEVRVRLRSSGVNPSDVKTRQARPLDGPLVVPHSDGAGLIDSVGAGAGAGVSARRIGERVWLWNAQWRRTLGTAAEYVALPEAQAVPLPDTVDDAAGACLGIPAMTAFHAVERLGELAGQTVLVIGASSSVGHYAAKLAAQAGARVIGTVGSAAKAVHAERAGVAATIDYKREAVGARLLELTAGRGVDAIIDTDFASTVHLLSEGVLRPHGQLVSYGSNSYAEIPIPYRQLLFGSIGLQLFLVYELSPAAREAAVAGLGRLLVQGRLQHTIGGRWPLAGIAAAHEAVEQGALIGNAILEIAP